The window TTTCGTGTTCACAGCGCTGCCCAAGCAGTCGCAATTTTGCATAAAGCGATTCAAGTGGCTCAAACCATCCCTTGCGGACCTGTTTCTATCGAAATTCCTATTGATATTCAAAATACCCCCGTTCCCTTATCAATACTCAGTACTCCCCTGACCACTCAACCGCTACCCACCGCAACCACAGATCAAGTTGATGCGATTTGGCAAAGATTACAACATGCACAACGCCCTTTATTATGGATTGGAGGCGGCGCTCTCCATGCTTCAGCAGCGGTTAAAAAACTAGCCGATTTAGGCGTCGCCGTGATAAGTAGTACCCATGGTCGAGGCATTTTATCTGATGACCATCCATTCAGTTTACGGGCTTTCCATAATGCGGATTCAATTGATAAATTAATGCGCACTTGTGATATCACACTCGTTGCAGGTTCACGATTACGCAGCAATGAAACCAAAACCTGGTCATTGCCATTACCGCAACCTTTAATTCAAATTGATATTGATCCTCAAGCGACCAATCGCAACTATAGTGCAGACCTTGTCGTTACCGCGGATTGCCACAGCATTCTAAGTGCATTGGCTGAAAGACTTGAAAAAGCGAATAGTGTGATTTCACCGCAATGGCGACAACAAGTACAAGAGGCGACTCATTTAGCAGAACAACAACTTAGAGAACAGTGTGGCCCCTACAGCCAACTCAGTGATGCCGTCGAACACGCCTTACCGACTCAAGGTATCTTTGTTCGAGATATTACAGTTTCGGGTAGTTTATGGGGGAGCCGATTATTAAAGGCCACTCAACCACGGCATAATATACATTCGTTAGCTGGAGCTATAGGCCTTGGTTTAGCCATGGCGATTGGCAGTGCCAAAGCCAACCCACAAATTCCAGTTATTGGTTTAGTCGGTGATGGTGGTTTGATGTTAGGTGTCGGTGAACTCGCCACCATGGCCCAAGAACAATTACCCATTGTCTTAATTATCATGAACGATCATGGATACGGTGTTATGCGCGGGATCCAAGAAAAATATTTTGCTGACCGCCAATATTATAATGACCTACTGACACCTTCATTCACTCGATTAGCCGAATCAATGGGAATTAAAGCATTAACTATTGATAAAGCAGACGATTTTAAGTCAACTTTACAGCTTGCCGTCGACTTAAAACAACCTGTTGTTATCGAGGTTTTAATGGAAAATATTGGTAAAATGAATTTCTCTGGGCCTCCTCAGAAAAAATTATTTTAATCATTTATTATTAACGTTATTCATCTACAACGATTTCTGATGATCACACCATAGAGTGAGTCTTATAGTCTCACTCTATTTTACTTAATTGATGGATTTT of the Providencia stuartii genome contains:
- a CDS encoding thiamine pyrophosphate-binding protein; translated protein: MHETITVGEAIARTLEQYQVSTVYGVISIHNLPIADAIGRRGLIDFTPSRGEAGAVTMADAHSRFTGLGVALTSTGAGAGNAVGSMIEAMNACSPLIHITGQVEKAYLDMDAGFIHETRDQLGFLRASSKQAFRVHSAAQAVAILHKAIQVAQTIPCGPVSIEIPIDIQNTPVPLSILSTPLTTQPLPTATTDQVDAIWQRLQHAQRPLLWIGGGALHASAAVKKLADLGVAVISSTHGRGILSDDHPFSLRAFHNADSIDKLMRTCDITLVAGSRLRSNETKTWSLPLPQPLIQIDIDPQATNRNYSADLVVTADCHSILSALAERLEKANSVISPQWRQQVQEATHLAEQQLREQCGPYSQLSDAVEHALPTQGIFVRDITVSGSLWGSRLLKATQPRHNIHSLAGAIGLGLAMAIGSAKANPQIPVIGLVGDGGLMLGVGELATMAQEQLPIVLIIMNDHGYGVMRGIQEKYFADRQYYNDLLTPSFTRLAESMGIKALTIDKADDFKSTLQLAVDLKQPVVIEVLMENIGKMNFSGPPQKKLF